One window from the genome of Carassius carassius chromosome 15, fCarCar2.1, whole genome shotgun sequence encodes:
- the LOC132158872 gene encoding uncharacterized protein LOC132158872 isoform X1: MNRVEEWVLENKDKIEKGVEIMGQGCEVLAATVGQFHPILEAVFLASAELLGNPEGKEAKFLAEQFEKINQKLEGIRDEIDQIALELQRTTMNKQNFDYEAQIISQYEKFQDFVNAKPKFKEKKKEKFITQYENTGSDLNIDSLYNAVTGENISGDAMLDTVVTTEQRSRKPVEEFCARLKKIFVMGIIAVMGHAALKEGAVGEAIMKKWQDRMEDVETRMKAAVDDCIENFPLQAKTDVERQLLERQASVDPEFTGLILDILAKKYYWVSWSVRVFNHSGMFFWNWLAGKKYHGSGGGGNFFDLLTPNDIRIVVSFSADPKPIDKSQIIDQIETQKLKGNMQSEAQTLWKMFPNTVVHCISCYKKVEEKNNFQPECFYFGCHKKAYLCIHSE; this comes from the coding sequence ATGAATCGGGTGGAAGAATGGGTTTTGGAGAACAAGGACAAGATCGAGAAAGGAGTGGAAATCATGGGGCAAGGTTGCGAGGTTTTAGCAGCCACCGTGGGACAGTTCCACCCCATCCTGGAGGCCGTGTTTTTGGCCTCGGCCGAACTCCTCGGAAACCCAGAAGGCAAAGAGGCCAAGTTTCTTGCTGAGCAGTTTGAAAAGATCAACCAGAAACTTGAAGGTATTCGAGATGAAATCGACCAAATCGCTTTGGAGTTGCAGCGGACGACCATGAATAAGCAGAACTTTGACTATGAGGCGCAGATTATCAGTCAGTACGAGAAGTTTCAAGACTTTGTCAATGCTAAGCCCAAGTTCaaggagaagaagaaggagaaatTTATAACCCAGTATGAAAACACTGGTAGTGACCTGAACATTGATTCCTTGTACAATGCTGTAACTGGAGAGAATATCTCTGGAGATGCCATGTTGGACACGGTGGTGACCACAGAGCAAAGGAGCCGGAAGCCAGTGGAGGAGTTCTGTGCCAGACTGAAGAAGATATTTGTCATGGGAATTATAGCAGTCATGGGTCACGCCGCCCTCAAAGAGGGAGCGGTGGGCGAGGCCATAATGAAGAAATGGCAGGATCGCATGGAAGATGTAGAGACACGCATGAAAGCGGCGGTGGATGACTGCATTGAGAATTTCCCTCTGCAAGCCAAGACGGATGTGGAGCGTCAACTTCTGGAGCGTCAAGCCAGCGTTGACCCAGAGTTCACTGGATTAATACTGGATATCCTTGCGAAGAAATATTACTGGGTTTCCTGGTCAGTTCGGGTCTTCAACCACAGTGGCATGTTCTTCTGGAATTGGCTCGCTGGCAAAAAGTACCATGGAAGTGGCGGAGGTGGCAACTTTTTTGATCTTCTGACCCCAAACGACATCAGAATCGTTGTGTCTTTCAGTGCAGACCCCAAACCGATTGACAAGAGCCAGATTATAGATCAGATAGAGACGCAAAAGTTGAAGGGGAACATGCAGTCTGAGGCTCAGACGCTGTGGAAGATGTTTCCGAACACAGTGGTCCATTGCATTAGCTGCTATAAAAAAGTAGAAGAGAAAAACAACTTCCAGCCAGAATGTTTCTACTTTGGGTGCCACAAAAAGGCATACCTGTGCATTCATTCTGAATAG
- the LOC132158872 gene encoding protein rapunzel-like isoform X2 has protein sequence MAEQLQKLVSQKKDVVETVMEVFEQGAEVLASIAGDLFPVFSIAAPIVKLALDNVESKEAEYMKEQFQKVRDRLEVVSEEVQQINQEIKKSGIDATYFSVEENLTNQFRKFMDVLNAKPKFREVRKKTFLEHYNRTGGDKNLHTLYNAVTGDNFSGESVLEITLNYEQKSRRVVEEFCATLKKLFCIGLIALLGHSALKGDDDEEKLLQDWSERMKVVQDKMNIVIEDCINSFPTQAELDAKRIVRDQSDKSNQQLADLLVEHLKKKYDWVCWSVRVFNSPTGLFTNKKDFHGLTGKSRFQVSSSDEKLNVVVSYSASPEPLDKARIQSLISEQKKITMTPLAELLFETIPVSVVHTIKTSCKDLGFSSSFSDELHFSEEFKSFCVFLHSA, from the coding sequence ATGGCTGAGCAGCTGCAGAaacttgtttcacagaagaaggaTGTCGTCGAGACCGTCATGGAAGTCTTTGAGCAGGGTGCAGAAGTGTTGGCTAGCATCGCTGGAGATCTGTTCCCCGTGTTTTCCATCGCAGCTCCGATCGTGAAGCTGGCGTTGGATAACGTGGAAAGCAAAGAGGCAGAGTACATGAAGGAGCAGTTCCAGAAAGTGCGAGATCGCCTGGAAGTCGTTTCTGAAGAAGTCCAGCAGATAAACCAGGAGATCAAGAAGAGCGGCATAGATGCAACCTACTTCTCCGTGGAGGAGAACCTGACCAACCAATTCCGCAAATTCATGGACGTCCTGAATGCCAAACCTAAATTCAGAGAAGTCAGAAAGAAAACGTTCCTGGAGCACTATAACAGGACAGGGGGTGATAAAAACCTTCACACTCTTTATAACGCCGTAACCGGAGATAACTTCTCAGGAGAATCTGTGCTGGAAATCACACTGAATTATGAGCAGAAGAGCCGCAGAGTGGTGGAGGAGTTTTGCGCTACACTCAAGAAACTGTTCTGCATCGGTTTGATCGCCTTACTGGGACACTCAGCATTGAAAGGCGATGACGATGAGGAGAAGCTGCTTCAAGATTGGAGCGAGAGGATGAAAGTGGTGCAGGATAAAATGAACATCGTGATTGAAGACTGCATCAACAGTTTTCCGACGCAGGCCGAGCTGGACGCCAAACGCATAGTGAGAGACCAAAGCGACAAAAGCAACCAGCAACTGGCCGACTTGCTGGTAGAGCACCTGAAAAAGAAGTATGACTGGGTTTGCTGGTCAGTCCGTGTCTTTAACTCCCCCACCGGCCTGTTCACCAACAAGAAAGACTTCCACGGTTTGACGGGAAAGAGCCGCTTTCAGGTGTCATCGTCAGATGAGAAGCTAAACGTTGTGGTCTCCTACAGTGCTTCACCTGAACCCCTCGATAAAGCCCGGATACAGAGCCTGATTTCAGAGCAGAAGAAGATCACGATGACGCCATTGGCTGAACTGCTTTTTGAGACAATCCCTGTTAGTGTGGTTCACACAATCAAGACCTCATGCAAAGATCTGGGCTTCTCCAGCAGCTTCTCTGACGAGCTGCACTTCTCTGAGGAGTTCAAGAGCTTCTGTGTCTTTCTTCATTCTGCTTAA
- the tmem176l.1 gene encoding uncharacterized protein tmem176l.1: MSLTVSKGEGLTVIIIPSDPKSKQPVLFQVLSFLCCSPVCSVSQNMKEKLMSIHTALGTMQIIVGVINIVFGILLKGSWIWNNITESGIVFWFGGVVLVVGIVTVLAARFPSPVLLVITVILNVVSAALAITAVVLHSMDQGTGNGLYCDTSYYSSYSDITPSPEQTRINDICMQYKYLNMMILRGLDVMMIALSVLQFCVNISFCVVTGRALCKKDEDVKSVEDPELHKPLLEDATAGAAC, translated from the exons ATGTCTCTGACAGTGTCTAAAGGTGAGGGTTTGACGGTCATCATCATCCCCTCGGACCCCAAGAGCAAACAGCCTGTGCTGTTCCAGGTTTTGAGTTTTCTCTGCTGCAGTCCGGTGTGTTCTGTGTCTCAGAATATGAAAGAGAAGCTGATGAGCATCCACACTGCTCTTGGG ACTATGCAGATAATAGTTGGAGTCATCAACATTGTGTTTGGGATTTTGCTTAAAGGCTCTTGGATATGGAATAACATTACAGAATCTGGGATTGTCTTCTGGTTCGGTGGAGTG GTCCTTGTAGTTGGAATTGTGACTGTTCTTGCAGCTAGGTTCCCCAGTCCTGTCCTG CTGGTCATCACAGTGATTCTGAATGTAGTCAGTGCTGCGCTGGCTATTACAGCTGTTGTGCTGCATTCAATGGACCAGGGAACTGGAAATGGTCTATATTGTGACACCAGTTATTACTCGTCTTACTCTGATATAACACCTTCCCCTGAACAGACGAGGATAAATGATATCTGTATGCAGTACAAGTATCTCAATAtg ATGATCCTCCGAGGACTAGATGTCATGATGATAGCGCTGTCAGTCCTTCAGTTCTGTGTGAATATCAGTTTCTGTGTTGTGACTGGGAGAGCTTTGTGCAAGAAGGATGAAGATGTAAAG TCGGTGGAGGATCCAGAACTTCACAAGCCGCTCCTGGAAGACGCCACTGCTGGTGCTGCATGttaa